The Catenulispora sp. EB89 genome has a segment encoding these proteins:
- a CDS encoding phospholipase, translating into MTEIDSVQQKVQGYFSARSGRNYIRLLDTPRIWGMPFGPAIMDQAWARQADFERALEECVQKSFYRCDISSLNCPDPDWAGIIIGAMDTALSAKSGRPGPTQFRFLFGQTPMVPVGEPTNYTLFKQALIRLVRDRGSAWEKLPDIWLGRFYRLREGFLDALQLKVFGNDSMFSSDDTKMTWNHSKIVVVDGTTALAGGHNLNMDLFRSYPPVHDVSVVVHGPGAAGAQSYLDQLWAVGNDLLSSEQLDPGKLTWNNRDPATSRPANPLTAPAAVQYVSDHQTAIVKLHDGDPKPAPPIVPPPGPAPGDIRGQDLATVPELTVSPFPIRVMYPEYDALTEYKLATGMLAVGKYWRSGTDFQNGSELMKQQLISGAKRSIRMSQMDLISAWKKNWSDHVVCQWLIQALMATKGLTVQVVVSPLDAGAGAEGDQYSFGSGAVRTFDLIKYYMTHDVQSDAVLPDPGGARAEALSRLSVAPLYYTDAVPSTSNVEGDTYKWPDLPKDGYTATLKQPPLSEQPPKQGVIGSAATSVLNASGYIYTKVPSAPGNHAKLTIIDDEAYVVGSDNLYPGSLSEFNYLIEGPEAVGELLKSYWEPLWKYAGPHARTESNDPAAPAVRLGPAGAQGSPFDDTASTQRIAGLDVYHGEIVDGIQATHGDGTVDPLRGGNGVPVGSAPKTTLTFSETDPLVGISGEWGTWYGGRYISKIQFHQRSGAVSAVFGSGASVSGAQTFDLRAPSPQSQEVTGFFGSSAAANNNTAHCLGSIGIVVR; encoded by the coding sequence ATGACTGAGATCGACAGCGTGCAACAGAAAGTCCAGGGCTACTTCAGCGCTCGTTCCGGACGCAACTACATCCGGCTCCTGGACACCCCGCGGATCTGGGGGATGCCGTTCGGCCCGGCCATCATGGACCAGGCCTGGGCGCGGCAGGCCGACTTCGAGCGGGCGCTGGAGGAGTGCGTCCAGAAGTCGTTCTACCGCTGCGACATCTCGTCGCTGAACTGCCCGGACCCGGACTGGGCCGGCATCATCATCGGCGCGATGGACACCGCGCTGAGCGCGAAGTCGGGACGGCCCGGCCCGACGCAGTTCCGGTTCCTGTTCGGCCAGACGCCGATGGTGCCGGTCGGCGAGCCGACCAACTACACGCTCTTCAAGCAGGCCCTCATCCGCCTGGTGCGGGACCGGGGCTCGGCCTGGGAGAAGCTGCCCGACATCTGGCTGGGCCGGTTCTACCGGCTGCGCGAGGGCTTCCTGGACGCGCTCCAGCTGAAGGTCTTCGGCAACGACAGCATGTTCTCCAGCGACGACACCAAGATGACCTGGAACCACTCCAAGATCGTGGTCGTCGACGGGACCACCGCGCTGGCCGGCGGCCACAACCTGAACATGGACCTGTTCCGGAGCTACCCGCCGGTCCACGACGTGTCGGTCGTCGTCCACGGCCCGGGCGCGGCCGGCGCCCAGAGCTACCTGGACCAGCTGTGGGCGGTCGGCAACGACCTGCTGAGCTCCGAGCAGCTGGACCCGGGGAAGCTGACCTGGAACAACCGCGACCCCGCCACGTCGCGGCCGGCGAACCCGCTCACCGCACCGGCGGCCGTCCAGTACGTCAGCGACCACCAGACCGCGATCGTCAAGCTGCACGACGGCGATCCCAAGCCCGCCCCGCCGATCGTGCCGCCGCCCGGCCCGGCGCCCGGCGACATCCGCGGCCAGGACCTGGCGACGGTCCCGGAGCTCACCGTGAGCCCCTTCCCGATCCGCGTCATGTACCCCGAGTACGACGCGCTCACCGAGTACAAGCTGGCGACCGGCATGCTGGCCGTGGGCAAGTACTGGCGCAGCGGCACGGACTTCCAGAACGGGTCCGAGCTGATGAAGCAGCAGCTGATATCGGGCGCGAAGCGCTCGATCAGGATGTCGCAGATGGACCTCATCAGCGCCTGGAAGAAGAACTGGTCGGACCACGTGGTCTGCCAGTGGCTGATCCAGGCTCTGATGGCCACCAAGGGACTGACGGTGCAGGTCGTCGTCTCTCCCCTGGACGCCGGCGCCGGCGCGGAGGGCGACCAGTACTCGTTCGGGTCCGGAGCCGTCCGTACCTTCGACCTGATCAAGTACTACATGACGCACGACGTCCAGTCCGACGCCGTGCTCCCCGACCCGGGCGGCGCCCGCGCCGAGGCCTTGAGCCGGCTGTCCGTGGCACCTCTCTATTACACCGACGCCGTTCCTTCGACGAGCAACGTCGAGGGCGACACCTACAAGTGGCCCGACCTTCCCAAGGACGGATACACGGCCACCCTCAAGCAGCCGCCGCTGAGCGAGCAGCCCCCGAAGCAAGGGGTGATCGGCAGCGCCGCGACGTCCGTCCTGAATGCGAGCGGCTACATCTACACCAAGGTCCCGTCCGCCCCCGGCAACCACGCCAAGCTGACGATCATCGACGACGAGGCGTACGTCGTCGGGTCGGACAACCTGTACCCGGGCTCGCTGTCGGAGTTCAACTACCTCATCGAGGGCCCGGAGGCGGTGGGCGAACTGCTCAAGTCCTACTGGGAGCCGCTGTGGAAGTACGCCGGCCCGCACGCCCGGACGGAGAGCAACGACCCGGCGGCCCCGGCGGTGCGGCTCGGACCGGCCGGCGCCCAGGGGAGCCCGTTCGACGACACGGCCTCGACCCAGCGCATCGCGGGCCTCGACGTGTACCACGGCGAGATCGTCGACGGCATCCAGGCCACGCACGGCGACGGGACCGTCGACCCGCTCCGCGGCGGCAACGGGGTGCCGGTGGGCAGCGCGCCGAAGACCACGCTCACCTTCAGCGAGACGGACCCGCTGGTCGGGATCTCCGGCGAGTGGGGGACGTGGTACGGCGGGCGGTACATCAGCAAGATCCAGTTCCACCAGCGCAGCGGCGCCGTCAGCGCGGTCTTCGGCAGCGGGGCGTCGGTCTCGGGTGCCCAGACCTTCGACCTGCGTGCTCCCAGCCCGCAGAGCCAGGAGGTGACGGGCTTCTTCGGGTCGTCCGCGGCGGCGAACAACAACACCGCGCACTGCCTGGGGTCCATCGGGATCGTCGTCCGATAG